Genomic window (Arcobacter aquimarinus):
TGTATATTCAAAACTTTAAAAAATACTTAACTTTAGAAAGTGAATATGATTTCACAGCTGCAGGACCTTCTTTATAGGATATAATTCTAATAGAAAAAGAAAAGAGAGTAAATCTCTTTTCTTTTATTTCCAACTCAATATAGGAGAATGTTATGAATTTGTCTGTTTTTTTAGAAAATATCAAAAATAACCAAAATGAAGTAGTATACTACTGTTGCAATCATGTTTTATCAAAAAAATTTGATATTAATAATGATGATATAGAAGAAGTTGTTCTAAAAGATATATTTGTTAATTATGAAAATTTCAATAAAGCTCTAAATGATTGTGCTGGAACTATTTATAAGAAGTATGAATCTGAATTAGATGATATTTATAAAAACATTTGTAATTTATTTAATGAAGATTGTGATAACGAATATGTTTTTAATTACAGATTAACAAGAGTTAAAAATCAAGAGCCTAAACAATTTTTAGATATTGAAGATAAAGATACTCAAGAAACTGTTATTCAAAAATTTGAAGATAAAATCAACACTATTTTAGAATCAAAATACTATAAGCAAAATAAAGATAAATTAGAGGAATCTTTAATTATTCCTCAAAGAACTCTTGAATTAATAAAAAGTGCTGTAAAACACTATTAATATTTATAGAGTGCTATGTTAGCACTCTATTTGAATCTCTTCTACTATTTCTAAACCAAATCCTTGTAATCCAACAAAAGAGTGCTTACCTCCACTTGTCATTAGTTTAATTTGTTTTATATTTAAACTATTTAGAATTTGAGCTCCTATTCCATAATCTTTTTGAGACTCTTTTTTCTTCATTTCATCATTTAAAAAAATTAAAACTCCACCTTTAGATTGTAAGAAATTTATGGTTTTAATCATAGAGTTTAACTTTTCATCATTTAAAAATAAATCTATATCCGGTAAAATAGTATGAAATTTAATATGTGTTGTATGTCCTAATTGACCAAATATAATAGCTGTATGAATATTCCCTAAATGATCTTTAAACTCTTTTTGAATAACTTCTTTTGAAAAAAAGATTTTATTAGAGCTAGAAACTTCTTCCACTAGTTTTTCATGAGATAATCTATATTCAACTAAATCAGAGATATAGACTTGTTTTAAATTGTGTTTTTCAGCAAAAATATCTAAATCATCTCTTCTTGCCATTGTTCCATCTTCTTTCATGATTTCACAAATAACTGCTTCACCATTTAAACCAGCTAGTTTACATAAATCTACACTACCTTCTGTATGACCCGTTCGAACAAGAACTCCTCCATCTTTTGCTATCAATGGAAAAATATGTCCTGGACGAACTAATTCAAGAGGATTTGAAATTGGATTAGCTAATATTTTAATTGTATCATCTCTCTCTTTTGCACTAATTCCAGTAGTTGCATCAGCCGCATCAACAGAAACTGTAAAAGCCGTTTCGTAAGAAGATGTATTAGAAGTAACCATTGGATTTAATTGTAATCTATTTGCAGTCTCTTTTGTAACAGAAACACAAATCAAACCTTTTGCATGAGTAGCCATAAAATTTACTTTTTCAGCACTACTTAACGGTGCTGCATAAACTAAATCTCCCTCATTTTCCCTATCTTCATCATCTAACATAATAACCATATTACCTTTTTGAATCTCTTTAATAGCTTCTTGTACTCTTAGTATTGCATTCATATTTCTTCTTTTCTTTAATTATTTATATATTAGTTGTGATTATATCAAAAAATCCAAAATATAATCTAAAGAGCCTTGACAATAGAATATTATTCTACTATAATCCAGACACTTAATGGGGTATCGCCAAGTGGTAAGGCAACGGTTTTTGGTACCGTCATTCGAAGGTTCGAATCCTTCTACCCCATCCACTTTACTTCTTAACGCGGAATAGAGCAGCTAGGTAGCTCGTCGGGCTCATAACCCGAAGGTCATAGGTTCAAATCCTATTTCCGCAACCAATCAGAAAATTATTTTATATTTAAATGTCCTTTTATATATGATACTTCTTTATACATATAAAATACGAACTTAAACAATGGAACGAGAACTATAGTATTTATTGACAATACTATTGCTATTAATAAATTAATTGTTTCTATATTCATTCTATAATTACTCCTAAGGAATTTGGGGCATATCATACCAATTATCAACAACATAATTCCAAGAGTTAGATTCTTCTACTATTAAAATTTCACTATTAGTTGTATTATCTACAATTTCAACTGTAACACCAAAAGAAGATGAGAGATAATTATCATTTAAATCAGTTATATCAAAACCAATTATAAACGTTTGAGTTCTAGACATTAAAACATAAGGATATATTTTATAATTATTTATTACAATAAAATCCATTATATCTGCTGTAACTTCTAATCTTTGTGAAATTAACTGAACTACTAAATTATCTGTAATTATTGTTTTTTCACCATCAATATTAAAAGTATATTTAATCTCTCCTATGTAGTCAGTAGAAGCACTATAATTTGTTAA
Coding sequences:
- a CDS encoding bifunctional 3,4-dihydroxy-2-butanone 4-phosphate synthase/GTP cyclohydrolase II — protein: MNAILRVQEAIKEIQKGNMVIMLDDEDRENEGDLVYAAPLSSAEKVNFMATHAKGLICVSVTKETANRLQLNPMVTSNTSSYETAFTVSVDAADATTGISAKERDDTIKILANPISNPLELVRPGHIFPLIAKDGGVLVRTGHTEGSVDLCKLAGLNGEAVICEIMKEDGTMARRDDLDIFAEKHNLKQVYISDLVEYRLSHEKLVEEVSSSNKIFFSKEVIQKEFKDHLGNIHTAIIFGQLGHTTHIKFHTILPDIDLFLNDEKLNSMIKTINFLQSKGGVLIFLNDEMKKKESQKDYGIGAQILNSLNIKQIKLMTSGGKHSFVGLQGFGLEIVEEIQIEC